CAAACAGAGATGCATAGGATTAGGTGTAATTTACTCTATGAAAGAATGGCCACTTGAGCCATTAACCCACCTTAAGGGGTGCATTGAGCTCTGTGTGGACCCAGCGCTGGGGCAAATTTTTCCATTACAAAAACCACAGACAATATGATCCTGAAACTGACTCAGTTCAAGTAGAGCTCCATCCACACAGTCACTTGTAGGATAGGATTCTTAGTTTTCACTAGAGTAATTCAGCTTTTTACCTCAGGTCTCAGCCACCTGACACAGATCCTTAAAGAGCACTGTATCACCAAGTGATTGATAACCCAGAAAGCACATTTGACAGAAGTCAGCTTAAAATAACCCTGAATAAGGCTCAACATTTATAAGCTCTTATAAATCATGTTCTGTGCATTAGCAACAAAAAAAGAAGGAATGTGGGGATTATTAACATAGCTTGGTAGAAACAAGCAGCACAGTTCTCTTGTAGTAAAAATGCCGCTGCagcggtagcagcagcagcaaatgcagATACACTAGCACTGGTCTGGCAGCCTGATCTCACAAATAGATTTCTGTCATAACCGTTGGGGAACCCACTTCATTTCTCTTGGCATTTCTATAACAGAATAAGGTTTAAAAATAGAACTGTCATATTAAAAGTATGTTTCAAAGCAGCCAAATACTAACCGGGCACACAAAGCAGTTGGTATGCCTCTGCTTCTAAATCTGACACAGTCATGCCTTAACCCCGGAGGAAATGTTGGCCAAGGCAAAAGGGAAAACCTTGGGACCCAGACAACTGGACAGACAAAAGGATTCCCTTCTCTTTGATTTATATAAGTAGTGATGCTCGTCTGCTACCCACTGAGATTGGAGCCCACTATTTATCTACAGCAGAGACAGTGCCACTTGATGCTTCCCACCAGTCAATGTTTCTCAAATCCTGACCTGAACAGAGGGGAGAGTATTTCAGTTTCCTTTGCCCATTCCGTCTTTTCATTCTCTCAGACTGCCAATAAGTGGGCTCTGCTAAGCTCCACATTCTACTGTATATTCTTTCAATTTACAGTGCTAAAGGGCATCTCATACAGTCTGGAAGGGATTCTTAGTATCTCTAGGTTAATTTTATCAAAGCCAGCTTGGCAAAATGAAAATCACAGGATCTAAGATTTAGTATGTTCCTGTAGTGCAAGTGGCTTCTATTTCTTTCAATTTTGCTCTTACTAATCTAGGGCGCTAGACTATATTGAGGCAGTTTTTGAACCAGTATTGGCAGTGAGGAAGAGATTAAGCCATGTTAGCCACTGTTTATTATCAATATCCAGTATGGTCATGCCCAGTATTCTACTTTTAGTAAAGAAAGCtgagagaacaatttttttctataACTTCTCTGCTAGAAAGTCTACATACGTGGGGGAATAGTCCTGTTATTATGAGACATTTTCCTGGCTTTTATACTACCCTGATAAAATGGGttagtgaaaggatctgagtccctgctcccgcTTCTTTTACCAACAGGCCTCCCCTTCCGTTCTCCTGTGTGGAAGAGTCCTCATAACCACAACAAAGCTGGCCCCAGGATTTCTGGGGACTCAACCCCATGTTACTCTGCTCTGTGGCATGGAGTCTTCACAAACTGTCTCTGAGATGTAAGGGCAGTTCACAATCTGTTCCTTTTAGGCCCCAGGCCTCCTGAGGCCCTGGCTGTAGCACAAGGATGCTGAAATTCAGATACTTGCTCTGGGTGGTAGAACTATTCTCCCAACTGTcagaccctcccccgccccagtctggcctgcaaggcctctTGGGTGGTTTAGTCGCCCTGTGCTAGGCCTCTCTCCAAGGATCCCCCCTGCTGCTCAACACCCACAGCTCCAGCATGCTCCAGCTCTAttctctgctgctctgcctccagctcctgggctgcttctctgacccctctgACTCTGTGGCTGcaaccctgctcccagcatgaaTCTGCTCCAGGGCTGTGTGTCTGGCTTTCTCTGGCTGGCATAGCTCTGTTCCCCAGCTGAGCTCAGGCACATGCCTGCTTAGCTCAGCCCCACTCTGTCTGACCCAGAAAATTTCACTTTGCAAAGAGAATGCGACTCTTCTCAGCCTCCTCACTCCCTGATTGACAGGGTGGGTAGGCCAATAAGACTGACCCAGAACATTGGCATCTTCCCATTGTCAATgggctgtcagtctcaggataCTGATTTCTCATAGACCcttccttttgatactgggagctaaCCAACCAACCCATCTCCCcaagttttagtaaggggcttaCGGCCCCCTTTCATCTATTTTTCTTGGTCCCAGGGAGTCCTGTTAGACCAGAAATCAACCCACCAGAACAAAGGCACTCAATCCTGGTCATATCTCTGATTGATGAATTGGGGCCGCACTGAGGGCAGATCCATATTCATGAAATTTTATTTCAGATTATTATTCTGAGACAAGAAAATTGAGTGTTTACTTTTAGAATCCATCCCGCAGAAATgcaatgaattaaaaaaatcatgagacaCAAGCATCTGTAGTTATATGTTCCTTAGCAATGCCTACAAGAAAAACAAACTGTATTAAGAATAAGAAAGGGTCTTGAAGAAGGGTCTGAAATAAGATTGTTATatctaataaaagaaaaatacatatgGCTAATAACATGCAGATTGTGGGTGGTCTGAGGCAGAAGAGAAAGAAGCTTGTGTCAAGAGCTTAAGTAATGGTCATTGGCTCTCATTCAGTTCTCAAGGCATTGCTATCTGCAGCATTTCTGgttaaaacagaaaaattagATCCATCATTTCCTATTTTTCAGAGGCACTGCACACTGGAACCCCCATTGATTGGTCCTTACTGATGAAAAGCACCTCTGAAAAACCAAAGAGATGTGTTATTTATGGTTTATAACTAACTAGGCCATAAAAATTAACCTGGAGCTGAACCTTCACATTTAGCAATCCTGGCacaaacaagttaaaaaaaaaaaaacccaacacacgaacaccaaaagagagagagagaaaaattccaGACACTCACATACATTTCACACAAATTATGGAATTTTAAAACATTGCACATTTTGTTTGAACACGCTCATGTTGTATTTCTAACCAAGGCCACTcctatattttttaaagttacatgtaCTGAACACTGAAAATATAGGTGCAGCTAACTAAGGAGCACTTCCATACTCTGTTTTTGAACTGAAATAAGGAAGAGGCCTTTAGTCCCCAACCTCAGTACAGTTTTAATTGCCCTACCCAGTTTTAAGTATCCTAAGTGACTGGGCCTTTTTCATACATCTTGGGGAAATTATTCTGCAGGCTAACTGACATCACTGTCTGGAACATTCAGCCTAAACTTTCCAATTGAATGTCATCCATTTTCTCTTGTTTCTTAATAGTCACTACTGGGGTACTTGCAATCTTCTATAAAATTCAAAGTATGCAGTCAGCATGTTGCAGGAAATGAGATTCCTTCTCCAGTATTTAATAAGAATATATGTGcgcacactcccccacccaaCTCTCTTCTCTGCTTCAACACCTTTTGTTCCTAAAACCTATCATACAAAAACTTCAGGAGCTTGACAACAAGTAATGTTTTTAGCCAGTGTGTGCAGACTAGGACACAATTCTTCTTAAAAAGGAAGTTGTTTTTAAACTACCTCTTAAAAATGTGTCTAGTCTGCGCAAGTTGGCAGCTATTACAACAATATAACTAGAAAgatttgaaaaaacaacaaacaacttCACATGGGATGGAATAAGAATATTTCCCTCCCTGTACCTTGCTGTGAAGCCATCTCCCCAAAGGAGACTCCTTGGCACCTTTATTCCCTCAATAAACTTTGACGATGGTGCAGAAAATTAACCCATTTGGGTCAGAAAGGGTGTATCTACATGGCatcgttatttcaagataactagtgttatttcaaaataacaatgtgagcgtctacacccgtggtccccaacgcggtgcccgcgggcgccatggcgcccgccgggggatttctgggcgcccgctgaaacatctgggttggccccgcccccgacGCGCGGCACACgcatggtgccggctccaggcgcgGGATGCATaggcggcccctcccctgggcgcgcggcacatgcacaGGGCCGGCccgtggcgcatgggcggccccagccctggccccagggcacatgAGCGGTGCCGGCCTGGGATGCgttgccggcccctgccccgggcgcgcggcacatgcgcagtgccacccccgggcgcgcggctcgtgggtggccccgcccccgggcgcccggcagccacgcaacgttggggaccactggtctacacagacattttgttatttcaaaataattttgaaataacagactgctTATTcctaaatctgtaaacctcattctacgaggaataacgcctattctgaaatagctatttcgaaataaggtgtgtagaCGTTCCactattgctattctgaaatagagccccgggaagcactggggtgGAATAacctagaatggccctggtgaggggctaactcaagatagcacatctacattaggaaagcctgccttggactaattttgaggcttccttgcagtgtagacgtgctattcgaaataaactatttctgaataactattccagaacagcttgttttgaaataagtgcataGTGTAGAGcagcggtccccaacctttcgtggctgtcGGGCATCCGGAGGCAGGCCGCTCACACGCCAcgcttctgggggtggggccacgcatgtggcacgcacccagggcaggggatgcCCACGCGCCCTGGgacggcaccacgcatgtgccgcatgcccggtggcggggccagcccagatattttgggcaccgcgttggggaccactggtgtagagggATCCAAACACGGCAGAACCGATGTAGCACACCGATTAGGTCCATCTAGCTAGCCCAGACACAGCTTCTTTTCCTCTCAGTGGGCAGTGTCCTCCCACTCCAGACCCCACGCATGACAAAGCACGAACGGACTGGAGGCGAGGAAGCCTGGGTGGCGTGTTCCTATGGACCCGGACACACGCTACAGAGAAGCGACGCTAAACCCACTCTGCAAGTTACTGCTGACTCAGCCTGAGTCACCCACACCCACCTTCCCGGAGCCGCTGCCGGGGAAGTTGCTGGCAGTTGCTTGCAGACTTATCTGGGGCTGCAGATGGCTGCATGCAGCGTCCTCTTGCACCTGCTGTTTGTAGCCGACACTCTGGCGGGGGGGCAAATAACCCGCCTCAGTAGCGCTGCAGCCAGCCCGGCTgccgggatcagctgggacaAGCAGCGCAGCAGcgggcaggaggcggagggggTTTCGCCGCTCCGCCAggaggagccagctgctgccctgcaggaggCTGGGTCGCTGCTGCCTCCTGCGCGGAGCCTTTCCTCCAGCCCGCACCTGGCCGCCTGGGCTCGGCAGGGCCCCCGCCGCTGCTCTCGGGCTGCGGCAGCCGCTGCCCACCTTGCTCCAGGCGATGCGGACCGTGGCTTGGAGCAGCGCTTCAGAGCCCAGCCACCGGCCTGCCCCAGGCGGGCCCAGGTGCACCAGCCAGGGCATTGCTGGAACAGGGGCCCGCGAGCCCGGCGAGGGAAGCAGCCCAGAGCCGCGGCCGGGCCCGCCCCAACCCAAGCACACTCCTCCTTAAAGGGACAGCGCCCCGGCCGAGGGAGCAGGACCGCAGCTCctggcagcctcctccctccGGCCCTGGCGCGGAGGAGCGAGAAGACACCTCCCCCCtcagggcagccagcccagccTCCGGCTTCTTGGCTCCGCTTAATCCCCAGGGAACGTGTTGCAGATGGGGGCGGGCTCAGCCCAGCTCAGCctagactagggttgccaggtgtccagttttgaactgggcCCTCCAATATTTGCACTTTCtattcaggaaacaaactgagaaaatataaatgtcccagagtttctaaatcagatgtcatgtagtttgtgatgtaatgtcaagtgtgcccatagttttgttgaaaccatctggcaaccctactctagGCTGGCAGGGCTATTAGGCATCAGGCCAAAAAAGGCCAGGCTTGTGCACATGTAGGAGGGGGTGCTGCTGAGTCAGCAGCTGGCTTGGCTCTCCCTGCACCTTAATGGGGAGTAGAGCACAAGACAGGGACTTGGCAGAAGGTGGTAATTAACTGACTAGAGATACAGCTCAAGGGctaactggggctatgtctacatagcaggcttcttgtgcaggaAGCTTTCTGTGGacgagatcttccgcaaaaacttcttgcgcaggagcgcgtccacactacaaaagcacattgcaaaagtgatgcacttttgcgcaagagagtgtccagactgcatggatgctctctcacaagaaagctctgattgtcattcacagaatagccaccagagcacctatgcttttttcgattggctctttttgcgcaaaaaccccattgcccatccacacacacacctttttgcgcaagaactcttacacaaaaaggagttattcctcatagaggaATACCTGCActgcaaaacccctctgttcttttgatttactgtaaatttacttatgcaaaaacgcacttgaggtgtggacgctccataggtttttgtgcaaaaaccctatagtgtagatgtagcctgggtgaGTAGCATttccctccgcccccacccccccacccctcctgctgctAAAACTATAAAAGCAGACAGGAAGGACAGGCtagggaggagggcagagcaggTGAAGAAAGGCAGGAAGAGCTGTTAGTAATAAAACAGTACCCTGCTTGTAAAGGGTCCAAggtcagcaggaggccatgcTTACTCCATAGAGTGAGGAGGGCTAAAAAGCACatcacctgccttttggcagaggacggcaccccccctCATGGATCCGGAGGAGATGCATGGAAGGGCCAGAGCCTTCTACGTCAGTTTGTTGTCCCCGGATCCGACCAAAGCCAAGACCTGCAGGGTGCTCTGGACGGAGCTCCCAATGGTCAGTGTGGGTGACCAGGACCTGCTGGAGCTGCTTCTCACTCTGGCCAAGTTCTcagaagccctccgtctcatgcccgtTAACAAAACTCTGGGCATGGACGGGCAGactgtggagttctaccgcgtctTCTGGGATGGCCTCGGcccagacctcgtcaccgtctgggccgagttcTTAGAGAGCAGGGTCTTCCCTCTGTTGTGCAGGCAGCCTTATTGctgaagaagggggacctccgcgaccttcAGAATTGGCGTCGCATCTCGCTCCTCAGCATGGATTATAAGGTTGTAGCAAAAGCCATGTCGCTGCGACTGTGGTCCGtcctggcggacgtgatccaccACGACCAGACCTACACTGTTCCAGGCCATAGCATCTTTGATCATTTGTTCTTGGTCCAGGATTTCTTGGATCCTGGATGTAGGGACGGTCTGTCGTTCCCTCTCATGACCCTAGACCAGGAGAAGGTTTTTGACAGGGTGGACCATGGGTATCTCCTGGCACTCTGCAGGCCTTCAGCTTCAGACcccattttgtgggttttctctgggTGCTGTATGCCCTTGCAGAGTgtttggtcaagctcaactggaccctgaccgagtcagtcagcttcgggcggggagtacgttgtagggataacatattaatgtattgaaaatgattcctccaaatggaagtgactccctataatttgttccccacaacttagtgtttagatttattattaattcttattattattattattatttgttaagattgttaaatgtttagatttattattattattgtccctttagaatataatgtattaggtcatgtaacttagaactgttaagaatataatctatgtaaccagaaacagcccccccctctgtgctccagggcatgctcaagtttgtgcaaggggctgcttgaaattgacattgcaaagatacattgtaacaatgcattgtcaaaccactaactctgctatgggagccaagccctgtaattgactaagggcattgttacttaattgacgcctgttctctttaaaacattgtaactttactcagcactcagagaatgttttaagcaataccacccagaaactttttgtaactacaactctgatataagtaaagttattattaccagaaactttttgtaactacaactctgatatatgtaaagttattattatacaaaaacattgtatgggaaacattaaggaatgtatgtaagagagagagaatgcttggatgatgagtgaatggttctaagaggtgccagcctgagaatacagcaacaaagggctgaagaaggcgtcaggtgtcagtgcaaccaaaaggtgtcaagtggagaaactggaggtccacccgatgagatcactgatgagcacctggcagccaccctggagacatcagcatgatacagcaatttccatagactggcataggaagaaattcctataagaactggactaaaaaactatggaatcagagtccaaggttctgctgccagcccaccaggagcttcagatgcgcatctgatcaggacttcgctccccactaccatcacttgtgtacagagtacctggccagtatcctgtcacaagcaacttccaggctggtaactatacacagaacttgaatgaatggatgtatgaatgaatggttttatatatatatatatatatatatatatatatatatatatatatatatatatatatatatatatatatatatatatatatatatatatatacacacacacaagtgtataagggttaagtagtgttaggaataagtagttaaacaacgttgtttgcttctatcttttctttatttttttattattatctttacaataaatgtggctttttgccttatccccctcataagatcctgcttgcttttatttggtacaacaacgTCAGGGGTGTCCACTGTTGGGCCAGCTGTACACACTGGTGATCGAgtccttcctctgtctcctccttcGGAGGATGACAGGGTTGGTGCTTCAAGAGCCGGAGCTGTGGCTGGTCCTATTGGCGTatgccgatgacgtgctcctcgtggtccaggacccgggcaacctggcgcgggtggaggcctgccaagaaATCCACTTGGCGGCCTcatccgcccgggtcaactgggtcaagagctttggcctggtggtcagggacgggtggcaggcaggctccctcccacccgcgcttcaggccatcaggtggagcatgGGTCCACTGCTCTATCTGGGCATTTATTTATCTGCCATGCATCCTTCTCCACTGGAGAATTGGCAAGgcttggaggccagggtgggtgagcagctgcagagatggacaggactgttCCAGTTTCTCTCCCTTCGCTGGAGGGCGCTGGTattcaatcagctggtcctgtccatgctctggcactggctcaacaccctgagcccggctccagagctcctggccaagctccagaggatggccctggagttcttttggccaggactgcactgggtctctgcaggggttctgtcttcctctggaggaggggggccagggcctggcctgTGTGTGCAGCCAGGTCTGGACcgtccgcctccaggccctgcagagactgtTCTTTAGTGCAGATATTCTGGCGTAGAGCACTTTGGCGTGCGCCTTCCTTTGCCGCCGCCTAGGGCTCCGATATGactggcagctcttttttatgCACCCGAGGGGCCTTCCACGAGATCTCTCAGAGCTGCCAGAATTCTACCAGAAACTCCTCCAGATCAGGAAACTGTTCTCAGTGACCAGGTCTGTTGTGGccaccgagggagcagacctcctcgtggagccccagctccataatccagccttgtgcgtgcaagTGGCAGAGTCTCAATTGTTGCGCCGGAGGCTgattgtgacagaccgggccgtgtctgggcacagcttagggcgtccgctcagggcgaattgctcaaatccggggctctttacagtccccctgactggcgacctctccacacaggccacaaaccagtctcacagagcgcttcagctgcctgcctgaagcctcccgagcaaaacccctccgacaccccagcaatacccgtgccccagatggccccgggcctatacacaggtggggggtcctagcacccaatcccacctaccccgaacaagttctgtccggttccaagaaaccagccacagatccctggtcaatttaccctctggaccttaccacaaatcacgctgggccaaacctttagaatctatatctaaaggtttattattacaagaaagaaaagcttgagagtaaggttattaaagtacagtacgttacatgcaccgaatctcccagttctcgatgcaggcgctagcagagatgttgcagctgctggttaaaagtccttattgcacatcctgcgatcaggatgggttcccaggtcttccgggctcttcaatccctgcagtgctgcctctgggatgaagtgctgagctgagaacaaaatggcatcgaccacatggcctctttatactccttcctggcctcttctaatatgtagcaggtcacctggtcctcagcctctctctatatttcctgctggctgccctcaggtgacaaatcccattctttgggtgtgtccatagcctattgagagccattgttccacaggactttgctactcagcctgtccatagca
The genomic region above belongs to Pelodiscus sinensis isolate JC-2024 chromosome 18, ASM4963464v1, whole genome shotgun sequence and contains:
- the FAM210B gene encoding protein FAM210B, mitochondrial isoform X2, whose product is MPWLVHLGPPGAGRWLGSEALLQATVRIAWSKVGSGCRSPRAAAGALPSPGGQVRAGGKAPRRRQQRPSLLQGSSWLLLAERRNPLRLLPAAALLVPADPGSRAGCSATEAGYLPPRQSVGYKQQVQEDAACSHLQPQISLQATASNFPGSGSGKDTSRSPGKEITDPSDEDEKKPNKSQQLKKVFKEYGAVGVSFHIGISLMSLGIFYLAVSRY
- the FAM210B gene encoding protein FAM210B, mitochondrial isoform X1 → MPWLVHLGPPGAGRWLGSEALLQATVRIAWSKVGSGCRSPRAAAGALPSPGGQVRAGGKAPRRRQQRPSLLQGSSWLLLAERRNPLRLLPAAALLVPADPGSRAGCSATEAGYLPPRQSVGYKQQVQEDAACSHLQPQISLQATASNFPGSGSGKDTSRSPGKEITDPSDEDEKKPNKSQQLKKVFKEYGAVGVSFHIGISLMSLGIFYLAVSSGVDMTAVLLKLGFSEALVQSKMAAGTSTFVLAYAIHKVFAPVRISITLVSVPFLVRYLRKIGIFKPPASSP